From Chromohalobacter canadensis, one genomic window encodes:
- the pdxJ gene encoding pyridoxine 5'-phosphate synthase, whose product MHPPRILLGVNIDHIATLRQARGTRYPDPVQAAMLAEEAGADSITLHLREDRRHIQERDVRVLAETLATRMNLEMAVTEEMIAFAEALRPANVCLVPEQREELTTEGGLDVVGACERVGEACRRLGAAGCEVSLFIDPEPAQIQAAFELGAPTVELHTGAYAEASGDAQRIEYQRLVAAAEMAFELGLTVNAGHGLHYHNVEAIAAIPGVHELNIGHAIIARALFVGLKEAVAEMKRLAIAGQEAGVMAQIDAHEHSHDHDHEHDDTDECCGG is encoded by the coding sequence ATGCATCCGCCACGTATCCTGTTGGGCGTCAATATCGATCATATCGCCACGCTGCGCCAGGCGCGGGGGACACGCTATCCCGATCCCGTGCAGGCCGCCATGCTGGCCGAAGAAGCCGGCGCTGATAGCATTACCCTGCATCTGCGTGAGGATCGCCGTCATATCCAGGAGCGCGACGTGCGCGTGCTGGCCGAAACGCTGGCCACGCGTATGAACCTGGAAATGGCCGTGACCGAGGAGATGATCGCCTTCGCCGAGGCATTGCGTCCCGCCAATGTCTGCCTGGTGCCCGAGCAGCGCGAAGAGCTCACCACCGAAGGCGGGCTCGATGTCGTGGGCGCTTGCGAGCGTGTGGGTGAGGCTTGCCGGCGCCTGGGTGCGGCGGGCTGCGAGGTGTCGTTGTTCATCGACCCCGAGCCCGCTCAGATCCAGGCCGCGTTCGAGTTGGGCGCGCCGACCGTCGAGCTGCATACCGGAGCGTATGCCGAGGCCAGCGGCGACGCACAGCGTATCGAGTACCAGCGCCTGGTGGCGGCGGCCGAGATGGCGTTCGAACTAGGGCTGACGGTCAACGCCGGTCACGGGCTGCATTACCACAACGTCGAGGCCATTGCCGCGATTCCCGGCGTTCACGAGCTGAACATCGGGCATGCCATTATCGCGCGGGCGTTGTTCGTGGGCCTCAAAGAGGCCGTGGCGGAAATGAAGCGTCTCGCGATTGCCGGGCAGGAAGCCGGGGTCATGGCGCAGATCGACGCCCACGAGCACAGCCATGACCACGACCACGAGCATGATGACACCGACGAGTGCTGCGGCGGTTGA
- a CDS encoding ATP-binding protein, producing MSLRLRLLLLLLGLPLGVGIAYGTYDIYAGRQEARQALATRIADVTTTLAPAFTLALDEARDEHLRQLAQRLLDIDEIDAVSIRDEDGDPVLSLGETQHAPDRPMPAQGTLQENAQRWRWLQPLGTVNTDQDAPDEATAYWLDVDLGTTALTLAFYRQLAGHGMAGLVLGLLLFLVVYPLSRRLTRPLQHQIDLLERLNGGDYSARLAPRGARELATLGHQLNALGDHMMRLREDTQAQIDQTTFDLRESMETIEVKNIELDMAHRRALEANRIKSQFLANISHEIRTPLNGIIGFCQLLGRSALDSRQREWLEQVQTASDNLLSLISDVLDFSKIEAGKLELETVPVDMVTLVDEVLGLQAPNAQRKSLHLLGLVYDDVPDQLLGDPLRIKQVLTNLVNNAVKFTERGEVVVRVMLDDLSATSTKLRISVRDTGIGLDLASRERLFQAFSQGDASRSRKYGGTGLGLMISKRLVEQMGGEIDVESESGEGTTFTFSLTLIATQQRERLPELNLGGYRVGLFEAHSASRRTFTHLLERWDARVVSLPSRDACTTPPPEIDLLVLGLTQDDLRPRELTAWREVLDQCACPGLLLVNADPFELPDLTLPYGGEITTKPVSRRGLGNAINALLTSERERASAVVEAPSSTLAGKVLVVDDTPSNRLLVKELLQDRGLTPLLAGSGEEALAMAHGESISLVLMDIQMPGMNGVDAMKALRALGGDWQRRPIVALTAHALEEERQQLLRDGMSDCLIKPIREPALDTLLERHLGETVEPAASDTRPAALPSPSPDEAATQEAQGDTAGDELPVVDMQLGMRMAGGREALAHDMLSLLFEHLDESEQAIHAAWVAQDAEAFHEQVHRLNGACRYCGVPQLALLAETLETRFKAQGLEACEGLYTSLQTAITRLREWQAQHWQTEH from the coding sequence ATGTCACTAAGGCTGCGCTTGCTGCTTTTATTGCTGGGTCTGCCACTGGGCGTGGGGATCGCCTATGGGACGTATGACATCTATGCCGGACGCCAGGAGGCGCGTCAGGCACTCGCCACGCGCATCGCCGATGTCACCACGACGCTGGCGCCGGCTTTTACGCTGGCGCTCGATGAAGCGCGTGACGAACATCTCCGCCAACTGGCCCAACGCCTGCTGGATATCGATGAGATCGACGCCGTCAGCATTCGCGACGAAGATGGCGACCCCGTGCTCAGCCTCGGCGAAACGCAGCACGCCCCCGACCGGCCGATGCCGGCCCAGGGCACCTTGCAGGAGAACGCGCAACGCTGGCGCTGGCTGCAACCCTTGGGCACGGTCAATACGGATCAGGATGCGCCGGACGAGGCCACAGCCTACTGGCTCGATGTCGATCTGGGGACCACGGCGCTGACGCTGGCTTTTTATCGCCAACTAGCCGGCCACGGCATGGCCGGATTGGTGCTGGGCCTGCTGCTGTTCTTGGTCGTCTACCCGCTGAGCCGCCGTTTGACCAGGCCGCTACAACATCAGATCGACCTGCTCGAACGCCTCAACGGCGGCGATTACAGCGCCCGCCTTGCGCCTCGTGGCGCGCGTGAACTGGCAACGCTGGGGCACCAGCTCAACGCCCTGGGCGATCACATGATGCGTCTGCGCGAGGACACCCAGGCGCAGATCGATCAGACGACCTTCGACCTGCGCGAGTCGATGGAAACCATTGAGGTCAAGAACATCGAACTCGACATGGCCCACCGTCGCGCGTTGGAAGCCAATCGCATCAAGTCCCAGTTTCTCGCCAATATCAGCCATGAAATTCGCACGCCACTCAACGGCATCATCGGGTTCTGCCAACTGCTCGGACGCAGCGCTCTGGACAGTCGCCAGCGCGAATGGCTCGAGCAGGTACAAACGGCCTCGGACAATCTGCTTTCGCTGATCAGCGATGTGCTGGATTTCTCCAAGATCGAGGCCGGTAAGCTCGAACTGGAAACCGTGCCGGTGGACATGGTGACCTTGGTCGACGAAGTGCTTGGCCTCCAGGCTCCCAACGCGCAGCGCAAGAGCCTGCACTTGCTGGGTCTGGTCTACGACGATGTGCCCGACCAGCTGCTGGGCGATCCGTTACGCATCAAGCAGGTACTCACCAATCTGGTCAATAACGCCGTGAAATTCACCGAACGCGGCGAGGTCGTGGTCCGCGTCATGCTCGATGATCTCAGTGCCACCAGCACCAAGCTGCGTATCAGCGTCCGCGATACCGGCATCGGCCTCGACCTGGCGAGTCGCGAACGGCTGTTCCAAGCCTTCAGCCAAGGCGATGCCAGCCGCTCGCGCAAATACGGCGGCACCGGCTTGGGGCTGATGATCAGCAAGCGCTTGGTGGAGCAGATGGGCGGTGAAATCGACGTCGAAAGCGAAAGCGGAGAAGGCACGACCTTCACGTTTTCGCTGACGCTGATCGCCACGCAACAACGCGAGCGCCTTCCCGAATTGAACCTGGGCGGCTATCGCGTCGGCTTGTTCGAAGCCCACTCCGCCAGCCGACGCACCTTTACGCATCTGCTCGAGCGCTGGGATGCCCGCGTCGTGTCACTGCCCTCGCGGGATGCCTGCACGACCCCACCACCCGAGATCGATCTATTGGTGCTGGGGCTAACTCAAGACGATCTACGCCCCCGGGAGCTCACTGCCTGGCGCGAGGTGTTGGATCAGTGCGCATGCCCGGGACTACTGCTGGTCAATGCCGACCCCTTCGAGCTCCCCGACCTGACGCTTCCCTACGGTGGCGAGATCACCACCAAGCCTGTTTCGCGGCGCGGGCTGGGGAACGCCATCAATGCCTTGCTGACGAGCGAACGCGAGCGGGCGAGCGCAGTGGTGGAGGCGCCCTCATCCACGCTGGCGGGCAAGGTGCTGGTCGTCGATGACACGCCCTCCAACCGCTTGCTGGTCAAGGAGCTGTTGCAGGACCGCGGCTTGACGCCGCTACTCGCAGGAAGCGGCGAGGAAGCGCTGGCAATGGCGCATGGCGAGTCCATTTCCTTGGTCTTGATGGACATCCAGATGCCCGGCATGAACGGTGTGGACGCCATGAAAGCGCTCCGCGCGCTTGGCGGCGACTGGCAGCGGCGCCCCATCGTGGCACTGACGGCGCATGCTCTCGAAGAGGAACGCCAGCAGTTACTGCGCGATGGCATGAGCGACTGCTTGATCAAGCCGATCCGCGAGCCAGCGCTGGACACCCTGCTCGAGCGTCATCTGGGCGAGACCGTCGAGCCCGCCGCGTCCGACACTCGCCCCGCGGCGCTTCCCTCGCCATCACCCGACGAGGCAGCGACGCAAGAAGCCCAGGGCGATACCGCTGGAGATGAATTACCGGTGGTCGACATGCAGCTTGGTATGCGCATGGCCGGTGGGCGCGAAGCGCTGGCACACGACATGCTCTCCCTGCTTTTCGAGCATTTGGATGAATCCGAGCAGGCGATTCACGCCGCCTGGGTTGCCCAGGACGCCGAGGCTTTCCATGAGCAGGTCCACCGCCTCAATGGCGCCTGTCGCTACTGCGGGGTGCCACAACTGGCCTTGTTGGCGGAGACGCTGGAAACTCGCTTCAAGGCCCAGGGGCTAGAGGCCTGCGAGGGCCTCTACACTTCGCTTCAGACTGCTATTACGCGGCTACGCGAGTGGCAGGCCCAGCACTGGCAGACCGAGCACTAG
- the cysM gene encoding cysteine synthase CysM: protein MQFPTLADVVGHTPLVRLTRLQAGRNNTLLAKLEGNNPAGSVKDRPALSMLGEAEARGEISPGDTLIEATSGNTGIALAMAAAIKGYRMTLIMPESASSERKQAMAAYGATLIEVSKDAGMEGARDLADEMIARGEGKPLNQFANTDNPLSHYRTTGPELWEQTGGQITHFVSSMGTTGTIMGVSQYLKERRDDIQIVGLQPADGASIAGIRRWPHEYLPRIFDASRVDVTLDIGQQEAEEHMRLLAREEGILAGVSSGGALAGALRIAEQVENAVIVFIVCDRGDRYLSTGLFAPER from the coding sequence ATGCAATTTCCCACTCTCGCGGATGTGGTCGGCCACACGCCGCTGGTCCGTTTGACCCGGCTGCAGGCAGGGCGTAACAACACGTTATTGGCCAAGCTCGAGGGCAACAATCCGGCGGGCTCGGTCAAGGACCGCCCGGCGCTCTCGATGCTTGGAGAAGCCGAGGCACGTGGCGAGATCAGCCCCGGCGATACCCTGATCGAAGCAACCTCGGGCAACACCGGCATCGCACTGGCCATGGCGGCGGCGATCAAGGGATACCGCATGACCTTGATCATGCCCGAGAGCGCTTCCAGCGAGCGCAAGCAGGCGATGGCCGCTTATGGCGCGACGTTGATCGAGGTCAGTAAGGATGCGGGCATGGAAGGCGCGCGCGACCTGGCGGACGAGATGATCGCGCGTGGCGAGGGTAAGCCGCTCAACCAGTTCGCCAATACCGACAATCCCTTGTCTCACTATCGCACCACCGGGCCGGAGCTCTGGGAGCAGACCGGCGGGCAAATTACCCATTTCGTCAGCTCGATGGGCACCACCGGCACCATCATGGGTGTCTCGCAGTATCTCAAGGAACGCCGCGACGACATTCAGATTGTCGGCCTGCAACCCGCCGATGGCGCCAGTATCGCCGGCATTCGACGCTGGCCGCATGAGTACTTGCCGCGCATTTTCGATGCCTCGCGGGTCGACGTCACGTTGGATATCGGCCAGCAGGAAGCCGAGGAGCATATGCGTTTGCTCGCCCGCGAAGAAGGCATTCTGGCAGGTGTCTCCTCCGGCGGCGCGCTGGCGGGAGCGTTGCGCATCGCCGAGCAGGTGGAAAACGCGGTGATCGTGTTCATCGTCTGCGATCGTGGCGACCGTTACCTGTCCACCGGCCTTTTCGCCCCGGAGCGCTAA
- the rlmD gene encoding 23S rRNA (uracil(1939)-C(5))-methyltransferase RlmD, protein MAMLGKRRPPRAATGRVRRESGAHAPPRGEAADTLTIERLAHDGRGVARDPHGKTVFVDQALPGERVRIAVHRQRKRFDEAHVVECLEPSPQRVTPPCMYYGRCGGCDLQHLALEEQRTHKQRTLEELFTRQGLDLPAMQRLVGEGLGYRRRARLGVKCDAEGTPHLGFRARGSEHLVDIDHCMVLEPILADLIAPLRECLTTLEAPRRVGHIELLATAEGACVVIRQLRDVPGDETRWQRFAAERDITLIWQVGRDSPTQRWLHAPFGETLHVTLALDDTTLQLGCAPGDFLQINAEVNAQLVRTALRWLAPQGHERVLDLFAGVGNFTLALSPHVAAISGIEGSPAMVERLADNARRAGLHHVEAHQADLATRMPDVENVDWVVLDPPRGGAEALCRGLAEHPVEKVLYVSCDPAALARDTAHLVQGGYRIERAAVVDMFPHTAHLESMLLLTREVSRGRSMSAEREDHGQGP, encoded by the coding sequence ATGGCGATGCTGGGCAAACGGCGCCCACCGCGCGCCGCCACGGGTCGAGTGCGTCGGGAAAGCGGGGCACATGCGCCACCCCGTGGCGAGGCGGCAGATACGTTGACCATCGAGCGCTTGGCGCATGATGGGCGCGGCGTGGCACGCGACCCGCATGGCAAGACGGTGTTCGTCGATCAGGCGCTCCCCGGCGAGCGTGTGCGCATCGCCGTGCATCGTCAGCGCAAGCGCTTCGACGAGGCGCATGTCGTCGAGTGTCTCGAACCTTCCCCACAGCGGGTGACACCGCCTTGCATGTATTACGGGCGTTGCGGCGGTTGTGACTTGCAGCACTTGGCACTCGAGGAGCAGCGCACTCATAAGCAGCGTACGCTCGAAGAATTGTTCACGCGTCAGGGGCTCGACCTCCCCGCGATGCAACGCTTGGTCGGCGAGGGGCTGGGCTATCGGCGTCGTGCGCGCCTGGGCGTCAAATGCGATGCCGAGGGAACGCCGCATCTCGGGTTTCGCGCCCGGGGCAGTGAACACTTGGTCGACATCGATCACTGCATGGTGCTCGAGCCCATACTGGCGGACTTGATCGCCCCGCTGCGCGAATGCCTGACCACGCTGGAGGCGCCGCGACGCGTCGGTCACATCGAACTGCTCGCCACGGCCGAAGGCGCCTGTGTGGTGATACGTCAGTTGCGCGATGTCCCCGGGGACGAAACCCGCTGGCAACGTTTCGCCGCCGAACGCGACATCACGCTGATCTGGCAGGTGGGGCGCGATTCGCCCACGCAACGCTGGCTGCACGCGCCGTTTGGCGAGACGCTGCATGTCACGCTGGCGCTGGACGACACCACCTTGCAACTAGGATGCGCGCCGGGCGATTTCCTACAAATCAACGCCGAGGTTAATGCCCAACTAGTGCGCACGGCGCTACGCTGGCTTGCACCTCAAGGGCACGAACGGGTGCTCGACCTGTTCGCTGGCGTAGGTAATTTCACCTTGGCGTTATCGCCGCATGTGGCCGCGATCAGCGGCATTGAAGGCAGCCCGGCGATGGTTGAGCGCCTTGCCGACAACGCGCGCCGTGCCGGCTTGCACCATGTCGAGGCACATCAGGCCGATCTGGCCACGCGCATGCCCGATGTCGAAAATGTCGATTGGGTCGTGCTCGACCCACCGCGTGGCGGTGCCGAAGCGCTGTGCCGGGGGCTCGCCGAGCATCCGGTGGAAAAGGTGCTGTATGTTTCGTGCGATCCTGCTGCGCTGGCGCGGGATACGGCACATCTTGTGCAAGGTGGCTACCGCATCGAACGTGCCGCGGTGGTCGATATGTTTCCGCATACCGCGCACTTGGAGTCCATGCTGTTACTGACCCGCGAGGTATCGCGCGGTCGGTCCATGTCCGCAGAAAGGGAAGATCATGGTCAAGGTCCGTGA
- the relA gene encoding GTP diphosphokinase, translated as MVKVREDQPLTPAGEVDIALWLKRLQDDVVLRDIEEMRQACELARHLAYNAEKPHHNWAEPASSFRTGLEMADILGELKLDQSILEAAVLYRVVREGLITLEAIEKRFGAEVASLIDGVLHMAAISQLQAPRQGLSQHNQQENLRKMLVAMVDDVRVALIKIAERTCALRMVRDAPRDKRLRVAREVFDIYAPLAHRLGIGQLKWELEDLSFRYLQESDYKAIAKQLAEKRLDRDRYIHDVVETIKGLLDQQGIKQYDVDGRAKHIYSIWRKMQRKHIDFSQVYDVRAVRILVPEVADCYTALGIVHSSWHHVPHEFDDYIANPKRNGYQSLHTAVIGPENKVLEIQIRTFSMHEEAELGVCAHWRYKGHDVDSKSRSYEEKIAWLRQVLEWQEEVGELGDLREGLSSDVAPDRIYVFTPDGHVIDMPKIATPIDFAYRVHTEVGHLCRGAKVDGRIVPLTYQLETGQQVEILTATKGGPSRDWLNPNLGFVKTSRARAKIQAWFKYQARSQNIEEGRTLFEKAFRRLDIEGVDFDALAQAVNYQTVDDMYAAIGGGDLRIGQVLHQAQQLFGDTDDQEQLDRLLAKPGRSSKAAVDDITVLGVGNLKTSMANCCHPVPGDQIVGYITQGRGVTIHRQDCPNILQLRAEEPRRIVDVEWGNASAQYPVDIEIEAWDRSGLLRDVTHILTSDRINVLSVNTLTDKHDNLARMKITLEVDGLEALERIFSRIQQLPNVIDVKRLRSGGGKTA; from the coding sequence ATGGTCAAGGTCCGTGAAGACCAACCGTTGACGCCGGCCGGCGAGGTCGATATCGCATTGTGGTTGAAGCGCCTCCAGGATGATGTCGTGCTGCGCGATATCGAGGAGATGCGCCAGGCCTGCGAACTTGCCCGGCATCTGGCCTATAACGCCGAGAAACCTCACCACAACTGGGCCGAACCGGCCTCTAGCTTCCGCACCGGTCTGGAAATGGCCGATATTCTCGGCGAACTCAAGCTCGATCAGTCGATTCTCGAGGCGGCGGTACTGTACCGCGTGGTACGCGAGGGGTTGATCACGCTGGAGGCCATCGAAAAGCGCTTCGGCGCGGAAGTGGCTTCGCTGATCGACGGCGTGTTGCACATGGCTGCGATCAGCCAACTGCAGGCGCCACGCCAGGGGTTATCGCAGCACAACCAGCAGGAAAATCTGCGCAAGATGCTGGTGGCGATGGTCGACGACGTACGCGTGGCCTTGATCAAGATTGCCGAACGTACCTGTGCGCTGCGCATGGTGCGCGACGCGCCGCGCGACAAGCGTCTGCGGGTGGCGCGCGAGGTCTTCGATATCTACGCGCCGCTGGCACACCGCCTGGGTATCGGGCAGCTCAAGTGGGAGCTCGAGGACCTGTCGTTCCGCTATCTGCAAGAGAGCGACTATAAGGCCATCGCCAAGCAGCTGGCCGAGAAACGCCTCGACCGCGACCGCTACATCCATGACGTGGTGGAAACCATCAAGGGGCTGCTCGATCAGCAAGGCATCAAGCAATACGATGTCGACGGCCGTGCCAAGCATATCTACTCGATCTGGCGCAAAATGCAGCGCAAGCACATCGACTTCTCGCAGGTCTACGACGTGCGCGCGGTGCGCATTCTGGTGCCGGAAGTCGCCGACTGCTACACCGCGCTGGGCATCGTGCATTCGAGCTGGCATCACGTGCCGCATGAATTCGACGATTACATCGCCAACCCCAAGCGCAATGGCTACCAATCGCTGCACACGGCGGTGATCGGCCCCGAGAACAAGGTGCTGGAGATCCAGATCCGTACCTTCTCCATGCATGAGGAGGCCGAGCTCGGTGTCTGTGCCCACTGGCGTTACAAGGGGCACGATGTCGACTCGAAAAGCCGTAGCTACGAGGAGAAGATCGCCTGGCTGCGCCAGGTGCTCGAATGGCAGGAGGAAGTCGGCGAGCTGGGCGACCTGCGCGAGGGCCTTTCCAGCGACGTGGCGCCGGATCGTATCTACGTCTTCACCCCGGATGGCCATGTCATCGACATGCCCAAGATCGCCACGCCCATCGACTTCGCCTACCGCGTGCATACCGAGGTTGGTCATCTGTGTCGGGGCGCCAAGGTCGATGGCCGCATCGTACCGTTGACGTATCAGCTCGAGACCGGGCAGCAGGTCGAGATTCTCACCGCCACCAAGGGCGGGCCGAGCCGCGACTGGCTCAATCCCAACCTGGGTTTCGTCAAGACCTCGCGGGCGCGGGCCAAGATCCAGGCATGGTTCAAGTACCAGGCGCGCAGTCAGAACATCGAGGAAGGTCGCACCCTGTTCGAGAAGGCGTTTCGGCGCTTGGACATCGAGGGCGTAGATTTCGACGCCTTGGCGCAAGCCGTCAATTACCAGACGGTCGACGACATGTATGCCGCTATCGGCGGCGGTGACCTGCGCATCGGACAGGTGTTGCACCAAGCGCAGCAACTTTTCGGCGATACCGACGATCAGGAGCAGCTCGACCGCCTGTTGGCCAAGCCCGGTCGCTCGTCCAAAGCGGCGGTGGACGACATCACCGTGCTGGGCGTCGGTAATCTCAAGACCTCGATGGCCAATTGCTGCCACCCGGTACCCGGCGATCAGATCGTCGGCTATATCACCCAAGGGCGTGGTGTGACCATCCATCGCCAGGATTGCCCCAATATCCTGCAACTACGTGCCGAGGAGCCGCGCCGCATCGTCGATGTCGAGTGGGGCAATGCCAGCGCTCAGTACCCGGTGGATATCGAGATCGAAGCCTGGGACCGTTCGGGATTGCTGCGTGATGTCACGCATATTCTCACCAGTGATCGCATCAATGTGCTGTCGGTCAATACGCTGACCGATAAGCACGATAACCTGGCGCGTATGAAGATCACCCTGGAAGTCGATGGCCTCGAGGCCTTGGAGCGCATCTTTTCGCGAATTCAGCAGCTCCCCAACGTCATCGACGTCAAGCGGCTGCGCAGTGGAGGAGGCAAGACGGCATGA
- the mazG gene encoding nucleoside triphosphate pyrophosphohydrolase, producing MREASARYGLDDLLRLMAVLRDTDQGCPWDVKQDWDSIVPHTLEEAYEVADAIERRAFDELPGELGDLLFQVVYYSQFAREEGRFDFHDVVDVLTAKMVARHPHVFPEGTLESRRPVGVSADEVETAGVKARWEALKAQERETRQAVSVLDDVPRTLPALSRGAKLSKRAARVGFEWPDAQGVYDKIREELAEVEEAADHQDADHVREEIGDLLFAVTNLARRFDVDPERALREANGKFERRFRHVESALAERGYSLEASSLDEMERHWQAAKRGETSVS from the coding sequence ATGAGAGAGGCATCCGCGCGTTACGGGCTCGACGATCTTTTGAGGTTGATGGCGGTGTTGCGAGACACCGATCAAGGTTGCCCCTGGGACGTCAAGCAGGACTGGGACAGCATCGTCCCGCACACCCTGGAAGAAGCCTACGAGGTGGCCGATGCCATCGAGCGCCGCGCCTTCGACGAGCTGCCCGGCGAGTTGGGCGATTTACTGTTTCAGGTCGTCTACTACAGCCAGTTTGCGCGAGAAGAAGGGCGCTTCGATTTTCACGATGTCGTCGACGTGCTGACCGCCAAGATGGTGGCGCGCCATCCGCATGTTTTCCCCGAAGGAACGCTTGAATCGCGGCGTCCGGTCGGTGTGTCGGCCGACGAGGTCGAGACGGCGGGCGTCAAGGCTCGCTGGGAGGCCCTCAAGGCGCAGGAGCGCGAGACGCGCCAGGCGGTATCGGTACTCGATGATGTGCCGCGCACGCTGCCCGCTCTGTCGCGTGGCGCCAAGCTCTCCAAACGCGCCGCGCGGGTCGGCTTCGAGTGGCCCGATGCCCAAGGCGTGTATGACAAGATCCGCGAGGAGCTGGCGGAAGTCGAGGAAGCCGCGGATCATCAAGATGCCGATCATGTACGCGAGGAAATCGGCGACTTGCTGTTCGCCGTCACCAATCTGGCAAGGCGCTTCGATGTCGATCCCGAGCGCGCGCTACGCGAAGCCAACGGCAAGTTCGAGCGCCGCTTTCGTCATGTAGAAAGTGCGCTGGCGGAGCGGGGCTATTCTCTCGAGGCCTCCTCCCTCGACGAAATGGAGCGTCACTGGCAAGCCGCCAAGCGCGGCGAAACCTCGGTGTCCTGA